The Saccharothrix variisporea genome has a segment encoding these proteins:
- a CDS encoding creatininase family protein translates to MITLATTEDVRERGAAVAVLPVGSFEQHGPHLPLATDTIIACTIAQAIADAYPVRLLPPITISCSHEHAAWPGTVSISARTLYSVITDIAESLHGIPLVVVNAHGGNYVLSNVVQESPRMALYPTSADWAEARAAAGIETPSTTDMHAGEIETSILLHAHPEVVRPGYETADHVADDRRHLLTTGLAPYTASGVVGRPSRASADKGRDLLAALVTGFGRHLATL, encoded by the coding sequence ATGATCACCCTGGCGACGACCGAGGACGTCCGGGAGCGCGGCGCGGCGGTCGCGGTGCTCCCGGTGGGCAGCTTCGAGCAGCACGGCCCGCACCTGCCGCTGGCCACCGACACGATCATCGCGTGCACCATCGCGCAGGCCATCGCCGACGCGTACCCGGTGCGGCTCCTGCCGCCGATCACCATCTCCTGCTCCCACGAGCACGCGGCCTGGCCCGGCACGGTCAGCATCTCCGCGCGCACCCTCTACTCCGTGATCACGGACATCGCCGAGTCGCTGCACGGGATCCCTCTCGTGGTCGTCAACGCCCACGGCGGCAACTACGTCCTGTCCAACGTGGTGCAGGAATCCCCTCGGATGGCGCTCTACCCGACCTCGGCGGACTGGGCGGAGGCCCGCGCGGCGGCCGGCATCGAGACCCCGTCGACCACCGACATGCACGCCGGCGAGATCGAGACGTCGATCCTGCTGCACGCCCACCCCGAGGTCGTGCGCCCCGGCTACGAGACCGCCGACCACGTGGCCGACGACCGCCGGCACCTGCTGACCACCGGCCTGGCCCCCTACACCGCGTCGGGCGTGGTCGGCCGGCCGTCCCGCGCGTCAGCCGACAAGGGCCGGGACCTGCTCGCGGCGCTGGTCACCGGGTTCGGCCGGCACCTGGCGACGCTGTAG
- a CDS encoding RibD family protein — translation MTRPHVLLSVAVSVDGYIDDRGADRFPLSNAEDFDHVDRLRAESDAVLVGAETLRRDNPRLLVNSAARRADRVSNAKPEYPMKVTVTGSGDLDADLQFWHHGGVKLVYTTDTGRRLAEATLRDLATVVTLGHRVDFGRLLDDLGARGVERLMVEGGGRIHTAFLAEGLADEIRMAVAPMLIGQATAPRFLHPARFPGGPARRFHLEDVTRLGDVAVLRYFPKT, via the coding sequence GTGACCCGCCCGCACGTGCTGCTCAGCGTCGCCGTCAGCGTCGACGGTTACATCGACGACCGGGGCGCGGACCGGTTCCCGCTGTCCAACGCCGAGGACTTCGACCACGTGGACCGCCTGCGCGCCGAGTCCGACGCGGTCCTGGTCGGCGCGGAGACCCTGCGCCGGGACAACCCGCGCCTGCTGGTCAACAGCGCCGCGCGCCGGGCGGACCGGGTGTCCAACGCCAAACCCGAGTACCCGATGAAGGTCACCGTCACCGGGTCCGGCGACCTCGACGCCGACCTCCAGTTCTGGCACCACGGCGGCGTCAAGCTCGTCTACACCACCGACACCGGCCGTCGACTCGCCGAGGCGACCCTGCGCGACCTGGCGACCGTCGTCACCCTCGGCCACCGCGTGGACTTCGGCCGCCTGCTGGACGACCTGGGCGCGCGGGGCGTCGAGCGGCTGATGGTGGAGGGCGGTGGCCGCATCCACACCGCCTTCCTCGCGGAGGGCCTGGCCGACGAGATCCGCATGGCGGTCGCGCCGATGCTGATCGGCCAGGCCACCGCGCCGCGGTTCCTGCACCCGGCCCGGTTCCCGGGCGGTCCCGCGCGTCGGTTCCACCTGGAGGACGTCACCCGGCTCGGTGATGTCGCCGTCCTCCGCTACTTCCCGAAAACCTGA
- a CDS encoding DoxX family protein, which yields MSDQTASVPVKVGNIVVWALQLALAAYFLYSGWLLFGDDFVKKFDEIGFGQWLRYLTGTLEIAGALGLLIPRLCGLAALGLFGVMVGAVTTELFLLDHGDAKLPALLGLVALVIAVLRRDTVKAVVAQVFGK from the coding sequence GTGTCTGACCAGACCGCCTCGGTGCCGGTGAAGGTGGGCAACATCGTCGTCTGGGCGCTCCAGCTCGCGCTGGCCGCCTACTTCCTCTACAGCGGGTGGCTGCTGTTCGGCGACGACTTCGTGAAGAAGTTCGACGAGATCGGCTTCGGCCAGTGGCTGCGCTACCTGACCGGCACGCTGGAGATCGCCGGTGCGCTGGGCCTGCTCATCCCCCGGCTGTGCGGGTTGGCCGCGCTGGGGTTGTTCGGGGTCATGGTCGGGGCGGTGACGACCGAGCTGTTCCTGCTCGACCACGGGGACGCGAAGCTGCCGGCGTTGTTGGGGCTGGTGGCGCTGGTGATCGCCGTACTGCGGCGGGACACCGTCAAGGCCGTCGTGGCTCAGGTTTTCGGGAAGTAG
- a CDS encoding sulfatase, translating into MDEFLAPRRFLAVGRRRGVPARVVSVAAALLVVFALVAPADLERFTVGAFLRVPVEGLLGVVLVLVVPGRARWVVAGVGGAALGLVVVLKVLDIGFDLVLYRPFDPVLDWPLFEPAVDFVSVTAGSVAAGAAVVGAVLVAVGVVVLCVVAVLRLSRIVVRRRLVATRVVAVVAVGWISLALPGVPVASNSAAAFVYEHARQVRAGLHDREAFAESASVDAFRDVPGERLLTSLRGKDVVVVFVESYGRAAVDDAGVARVLDDGTRRLAAAGFGARSAFLTSSTAGGGSWLAHATLLSGLYVDNQQRYRTLVSSDRMTLSAAFERAGWRTVGVMPGITRAWPEGAFFGYDCVYPADRLGYRGPRFGYATTPDQFTLAAFERLERGPGRERGPGRERGRPVMATIPLVTSHAPWGPLPRLVPWESLGDGSVFGSMASGEVAPDAIFSRDPRQVRADYGRSVEYSVETLVSYVEHYGDEELVLVFLGDHQPAQVVTGAGASRDVPITVVARDPGVVARVAGWGWSEGLRPGEAAPVWPMESFRDRFLGAF; encoded by the coding sequence GTGGACGAGTTCTTGGCTCCGCGCCGGTTCCTGGCTGTGGGCCGTCGGCGGGGTGTGCCGGCGCGAGTGGTGAGCGTGGCGGCGGCGTTGCTGGTGGTGTTCGCGCTGGTGGCGCCGGCCGACCTGGAGCGGTTCACGGTGGGTGCGTTCCTGCGGGTGCCGGTCGAAGGGCTGCTCGGGGTGGTGCTCGTGCTCGTCGTGCCCGGTCGGGCGCGGTGGGTGGTGGCCGGGGTCGGCGGGGCGGCGCTCGGGCTGGTGGTGGTGCTGAAGGTGCTGGACATCGGGTTCGACCTGGTGCTGTACCGGCCGTTCGACCCGGTGCTGGACTGGCCGCTGTTCGAGCCCGCGGTGGACTTCGTGTCCGTGACGGCAGGGTCGGTGGCGGCCGGTGCGGCGGTGGTGGGCGCGGTGCTGGTGGCGGTGGGCGTGGTCGTGCTGTGCGTGGTGGCGGTGCTGCGGTTGAGCCGGATCGTGGTGCGGCGACGGCTGGTCGCCACCCGGGTCGTGGCCGTGGTGGCGGTCGGGTGGATCAGCCTGGCGTTGCCGGGGGTGCCGGTGGCGTCGAACAGTGCGGCGGCGTTCGTGTACGAGCACGCGCGGCAGGTGCGGGCTGGGTTGCACGACCGGGAGGCGTTCGCGGAGTCGGCGTCGGTGGACGCGTTTCGGGACGTTCCGGGTGAGCGGCTGCTGACGTCGTTGCGGGGCAAGGACGTTGTGGTTGTCTTTGTGGAGAGCTACGGGCGGGCGGCTGTTGACGATGCCGGGGTTGCGCGAGTCCTCGACGACGGGACGCGGCGGTTGGCGGCGGCCGGGTTCGGGGCGCGCAGCGCGTTCCTGACCTCGTCTACGGCCGGCGGTGGGAGTTGGTTGGCGCACGCGACCCTGTTGTCCGGGTTGTACGTCGACAACCAGCAGCGGTACCGGACGCTGGTGAGCAGTGACCGGATGACGTTGAGCGCCGCTTTTGAGCGGGCCGGGTGGCGGACGGTCGGAGTCATGCCGGGTATCACGCGGGCTTGGCCGGAGGGGGCGTTCTTCGGGTACGACTGCGTTTATCCGGCGGACCGGCTGGGGTACCGGGGGCCGCGGTTCGGGTACGCGACCACGCCGGACCAGTTCACGTTGGCGGCCTTCGAGCGGCTGGAACGGGGGCCGGGGCGGGAGCGGGGGCCTGGGCGGGAGCGGGGAAGGCCGGTCATGGCGACGATTCCGCTGGTCACCTCGCATGCGCCTTGGGGGCCGTTGCCGCGGTTGGTGCCGTGGGAGTCGTTGGGTGACGGGTCGGTGTTCGGGTCGATGGCGTCGGGCGAGGTCGCGCCGGACGCGATCTTCAGCCGGGACCCTCGGCAGGTGCGCGCCGACTACGGGCGGTCGGTGGAGTACTCGGTGGAGACGTTGGTGTCGTACGTCGAGCACTACGGGGATGAGGAGTTGGTGTTGGTCTTCTTGGGCGACCACCAGCCGGCCCAGGTGGTGACCGGGGCCGGGGCTTCTCGGGACGTGCCGATCACCGTTGTCGCTCGGGACCCGGGTGTGGTGGCGCGGGTTGCGGGGTGGGGGTGGTCGGAAGGGTTGCGGCCGGGTGAGGCGGCTCCGGTGTGGCCGATGGAGAGCTTTCGGGACCGGTTCCTGGGTGCGTTCTAG
- a CDS encoding glycosyltransferase family 4 protein translates to MTWWFVVPAGVADPAAPSGGNGYDRRVSAGLGARDVLVAGTWPQPSEASRRALDQALAQVPDGEVVLVDGLVACGVPEVVLPHARRVRVAVLVHLPLAEEVGLSPAVAARLDAAERECLRGVSAVIATGAGAAARVAERHGLGRVHSVPPGVEPAAVASGTDGVSRLLTVASVTPRKGHDVLARALATVLDHRWVWAVVGPTPDAGHLAAVRELTSGFAERVEWVGPLVGGSWEREYERADLFVLPSWAETYGMVVTEALARAVPVMASAVPDALAGGGLLLPSGDVEAWSGALRRWFESPELREELRGAASRRRGELSTWDETVKGVGAVLASLRA, encoded by the coding sequence GTGACCTGGTGGTTCGTGGTGCCCGCCGGCGTCGCCGACCCCGCCGCACCCAGCGGCGGCAACGGCTACGACCGGCGGGTTTCCGCAGGTCTGGGCGCGCGGGACGTGCTCGTGGCGGGGACTTGGCCACAGCCGTCCGAGGCGTCCCGGCGTGCGTTGGACCAGGCGTTGGCACAGGTGCCGGACGGCGAGGTGGTGCTGGTCGACGGGCTGGTGGCGTGCGGGGTGCCCGAGGTCGTCCTGCCGCACGCCCGCAGGGTGCGGGTGGCGGTGTTGGTGCACCTCCCCCTGGCGGAGGAGGTGGGGCTGTCGCCTGCCGTCGCTGCCCGGTTGGACGCGGCCGAGCGGGAGTGCCTGCGCGGGGTGTCGGCGGTGATCGCGACCGGTGCCGGGGCGGCGGCGCGAGTGGCCGAGCGGCACGGGCTGGGGCGGGTGCACAGCGTGCCGCCGGGCGTGGAGCCGGCGGCGGTCGCGAGCGGGACCGACGGGGTGTCGAGGCTGCTCACCGTGGCGTCGGTTACGCCGCGCAAGGGGCATGACGTGCTGGCTCGGGCGTTGGCGACCGTGCTGGACCACCGGTGGGTGTGGGCGGTGGTCGGGCCGACGCCCGACGCGGGGCACCTGGCCGCGGTGAGGGAGTTGACCTCGGGGTTCGCCGAGCGGGTCGAGTGGGTCGGGCCGCTGGTGGGGGGCTCGTGGGAACGGGAGTACGAGCGGGCGGACCTGTTCGTGCTGCCGTCGTGGGCCGAGACGTACGGGATGGTGGTGACCGAGGCGCTGGCGCGTGCGGTGCCGGTCATGGCCAGTGCCGTGCCGGACGCGCTGGCGGGTGGTGGGCTGCTGCTGCCCAGCGGGGACGTGGAGGCGTGGTCGGGGGCCTTGCGCCGGTGGTTCGAGTCGCCTGAGCTGCGGGAGGAGTTGCGCGGGGCGGCGTCGCGGCGGCGGGGCGAGTTGTCCACTTGGGACGAAACGGTCAAGGGTGTGGGGGCGGTGCTGGCTAGTCTGCGCGCATGA
- a CDS encoding lysylphosphatidylglycerol synthase domain-containing protein, translating into MGVLVALGVKLGAGAFVDGVRAVSWWAVVVALVIGGVTTVFSALRWCEVARGMGMAIGVRGAVADYYRGLLLNAVLPAGVLGDVHRAVRHGRDVGDVRRGLRAVVVERVAGQVVLVVVTVVAVVVWPVDVPGMPGRDVLLAALGVVLLGVAVWGRAVLSWRVVAFSLVTVGGHVGMLLVAARVAGVSASVGELVPLALLALVVMAVPVNVGGFGPREAFLAVAFGATGLGAALGVTTAVVYGVLAFVASLPGVVVLLQRRQVPAEPGDQRREQVPALVG; encoded by the coding sequence GTGGGGGTGTTGGTGGCGCTCGGCGTGAAGCTCGGGGCCGGCGCGTTCGTCGACGGTGTTCGGGCCGTGTCGTGGTGGGCGGTCGTGGTGGCGCTGGTCATCGGCGGGGTGACGACCGTGTTCAGCGCGCTGCGGTGGTGCGAGGTGGCGCGCGGGATGGGGATGGCGATCGGGGTTCGCGGAGCGGTCGCCGACTACTACCGGGGGCTGCTGCTCAACGCGGTGCTGCCGGCCGGGGTGCTCGGGGACGTCCACCGGGCGGTGCGGCACGGGCGGGACGTCGGGGACGTTCGGCGGGGTCTGCGGGCCGTGGTGGTGGAACGGGTCGCCGGGCAGGTCGTGCTGGTCGTGGTGACCGTCGTCGCGGTGGTGGTGTGGCCGGTGGACGTGCCGGGGATGCCGGGACGGGACGTGCTGCTGGCCGCGTTGGGGGTGGTGCTGCTCGGGGTCGCCGTGTGGGGACGGGCGGTGCTGTCCTGGCGGGTGGTGGCGTTTTCGCTGGTCACGGTCGGTGGGCATGTCGGGATGTTGCTCGTGGCGGCGCGGGTGGCGGGCGTGTCCGCATCGGTTGGGGAGCTGGTGCCGTTGGCGCTGCTCGCGCTGGTGGTGATGGCGGTCCCGGTGAACGTGGGCGGGTTCGGGCCGCGGGAGGCGTTCCTGGCGGTGGCGTTCGGGGCGACCGGGCTGGGCGCGGCGCTCGGGGTGACCACGGCGGTGGTGTACGGGGTGCTGGCGTTCGTGGCGAGCCTGCCCGGGGTCGTCGTGCTGCTACAGCGTCGCCAGGTGCCGGCCGAACCCGGTGACCAGCGCCGCGAGCAGGTCCCGGCCCTTGTCGGCTGA
- a CDS encoding methyltransferase domain-containing protein, with protein MTGFAPEWLALREDADAEARSGELADRARDLLAVNREPLVIRDLGCGTGSMGRWLSARLGGPQHWVLHDRDPRLLELAGASLSGVTVGTSGVTVETRLGDLTALGAADLAGASLVTASALLDLLTRDQVNSLAAACVEAGVPALFTLSVAGRVELDPADPLDARLQDAFNAHQRRDGLLGPDAPAVAVEAFEGLGARVETRPSPWRLRPGALVREWMRGWVEAACEQEPGLAGEADGYLRRRESARAVVHHVDLLAVP; from the coding sequence ATGACGGGATTCGCGCCGGAATGGCTGGCACTGCGGGAAGACGCCGACGCCGAGGCGCGGTCGGGTGAGCTGGCGGACCGGGCTCGGGATCTGCTCGCGGTGAACCGGGAGCCCCTCGTCATCCGTGACCTGGGGTGTGGCACGGGATCGATGGGACGGTGGCTGTCCGCGCGGCTGGGTGGTCCGCAGCACTGGGTGCTGCACGACCGCGACCCGCGCCTGCTGGAACTGGCGGGCGCGTCCTTGAGCGGGGTGACGGTCGGGACGAGCGGGGTGACGGTCGAGACGCGACTGGGCGACCTGACGGCGCTGGGTGCCGCCGACCTGGCGGGCGCGTCGCTGGTCACGGCGTCGGCGTTGTTGGACCTGCTGACCCGCGACCAGGTGAACTCCTTGGCCGCCGCCTGCGTAGAAGCGGGTGTGCCCGCGTTGTTCACGCTGTCGGTGGCCGGTCGGGTCGAACTGGACCCGGCCGACCCGCTCGACGCGCGCTTGCAGGACGCCTTCAACGCCCACCAGCGGCGGGACGGGCTCCTGGGGCCGGACGCGCCGGCGGTGGCGGTCGAGGCGTTCGAGGGGCTGGGCGCACGGGTGGAGACCCGGCCCAGCCCGTGGCGGCTGCGGCCGGGGGCGTTGGTCCGGGAGTGGATGCGCGGGTGGGTGGAGGCGGCGTGCGAGCAGGAGCCCGGGTTGGCCGGGGAAGCGGACGGGTACCTGCGGCGGCGGGAGTCGGCGCGGGCGGTGGTGCACCACGTGGACCTGTTGGCCGTGCCCTGA
- a CDS encoding pirin family protein, with the protein MSNVEATPAELVCGSTAGHHPVEVLTPRDVPLGGPRAMSVRRTLPQRERTMIGAWCFADHYGPDDVSETGGMDVAPHPHTGLQTASWLFTGEIEHRDSLGVHALVRPGELNLMTGGSGICHSEVSTPTTTTLHGVQLWIALPDADRDAPRAFQHHVPSPIPLEGAVVRVFLGTLCGDTSPVPTHTPLLGAELVLDKDARLALDVDPTFEHGVLVDQGSATLNGTPLKRGELGYAPTGPTKLHLHNPGDDPARLVLLGGTPFGEEIVMWWNFVGRTHEEIVRFRDEWQAESDRFGRVEGYPGNRLPAPPLPTGRLRPRGNPH; encoded by the coding sequence ATGAGCAACGTCGAGGCGACACCCGCCGAACTGGTGTGCGGCAGCACCGCCGGCCACCACCCGGTCGAGGTGCTGACCCCTCGGGACGTCCCCCTCGGCGGACCACGGGCCATGTCGGTGCGGCGCACGCTCCCGCAGCGCGAGCGGACCATGATCGGGGCCTGGTGCTTCGCCGACCACTACGGGCCCGACGACGTGTCGGAGACCGGCGGGATGGACGTCGCCCCGCACCCGCACACCGGGTTGCAGACGGCCAGTTGGCTGTTCACCGGCGAGATCGAGCACCGCGACAGCCTCGGCGTCCACGCCCTGGTCCGCCCCGGCGAGCTGAACCTGATGACCGGCGGCTCGGGGATCTGCCACTCCGAGGTCTCCACGCCGACCACGACCACCCTGCACGGCGTCCAACTCTGGATCGCGCTGCCCGATGCCGACCGCGACGCTCCACGCGCCTTCCAGCACCACGTCCCCTCGCCCATCCCGCTCGAAGGCGCCGTGGTCCGGGTGTTCCTCGGAACCCTCTGCGGTGACACCTCCCCGGTGCCCACCCACACCCCGCTCCTCGGGGCGGAACTGGTGCTGGACAAGGACGCACGCCTCGCCCTCGACGTGGACCCGACGTTCGAACACGGCGTCCTGGTCGACCAGGGCTCGGCCACCCTCAACGGCACCCCGCTCAAGCGCGGCGAGCTCGGTTACGCGCCCACCGGCCCGACGAAACTCCACCTCCACAACCCCGGCGACGACCCCGCGCGCCTCGTGCTGCTCGGCGGGACCCCGTTCGGCGAGGAGATCGTCATGTGGTGGAACTTCGTCGGCCGCACCCACGAGGAGATCGTCCGGTTCCGCGACGAGTGGCAGGCCGAGTCCGACCGCTTCGGCCGCGTCGAGGGCTACCCGGGCAACCGCCTCCCGGCCCCGCCCCTCCCCACCGGCCGCCTACGCCCCCGCGGCAACCCGCACTAA
- a CDS encoding CDP-alcohol phosphatidyltransferase family protein, protein MSTLQHTAAPAVPEQAAWAGAQVLVLAGLGGAVGLGPLGWLAGLAYGLATWALLGSAMARGGVRALGPADRVTLARGLLVGGVTALVVDRGVLAGDRVQLGGVVADRVQLGGVAGVVVVLAAVALALDFVDGQVARRTGTASPLGARFDMEVDAFLILVLSVHAALVFGPWALAIGAMRYVFVAASWVAPWLRGELPPSFARKTVAAGQGVLLVVAVAGLPFGSVLVVVALAALVWSFGRDVRWLWRNRVRAAVGAAPVKGYARV, encoded by the coding sequence ATGAGCACACTTCAGCACACCGCCGCGCCGGCCGTCCCGGAACAGGCCGCGTGGGCGGGCGCCCAGGTACTGGTGCTGGCCGGGCTCGGCGGCGCGGTCGGGCTGGGCCCGCTGGGTTGGCTCGCGGGCCTGGCGTACGGGCTGGCCACGTGGGCGCTGCTGGGCTCGGCGATGGCTCGGGGCGGTGTTCGCGCTCTTGGACCGGCCGACCGGGTGACGTTGGCGCGGGGGCTGCTGGTGGGCGGGGTGACCGCGCTGGTGGTCGACCGGGGCGTGCTGGCCGGCGACCGGGTTCAGCTGGGCGGGGTGGTCGCCGACCGGGTGCAACTGGGTGGGGTGGCGGGCGTCGTGGTCGTGCTCGCGGCGGTCGCGTTGGCGTTGGACTTCGTGGACGGGCAGGTGGCACGCCGGACGGGCACCGCGTCCCCGTTGGGCGCCCGGTTCGACATGGAGGTCGACGCGTTCCTGATCCTGGTGCTCAGCGTGCACGCGGCCCTGGTGTTCGGGCCGTGGGCACTGGCCATCGGTGCCATGCGGTACGTGTTCGTGGCGGCGTCCTGGGTGGCGCCGTGGTTGCGCGGGGAGCTGCCGCCGAGCTTCGCGCGCAAGACCGTGGCGGCCGGGCAGGGCGTCCTGCTGGTGGTGGCCGTGGCCGGGTTGCCGTTCGGGTCGGTCCTCGTGGTGGTGGCCCTGGCGGCGCTGGTGTGGTCGTTCGGCCGCGACGTGCGGTGGCTGTGGCGGAACAGGGTTCGCGCGGCGGTGGGTGCCGCGCCGGTGAAGGGATACGCCCGTGTCTGA
- a CDS encoding zinc-dependent alcohol dehydrogenase — protein sequence MTRSARAVWFTGPGKSEIRLTGVPDPGPDDVLVRTLFSGVSRGTEALVLHGGVPENQHAVMRAPFQEGDFPWPVKYGYLNVGVVEQGPSHLRGRPVFCLYPHQTHYVVPASAVTPVPQTVPPERAVLAGTVETAVNALWDARPLVGDRVAVVGGGMVGCAVAALLARFPGVDLQLIDTDEERASTAAALDVDFATPADARRDLDLVVHASASEAGLDTALNLLAREGTVVELSWYGSRRVAVPLGEHFHSRRLTVRASQVGTVARPDRTFAERMALALDLLADDRFDALISGESGFAELPDVLTRLPALCHRVRYGADA from the coding sequence ATGACACGCTCCGCGAGGGCGGTTTGGTTCACCGGACCGGGCAAGAGCGAGATCCGACTCACCGGGGTACCCGACCCCGGCCCCGACGACGTGCTGGTCCGGACCCTGTTCAGCGGGGTCAGCCGGGGCACCGAAGCGCTCGTGCTGCACGGCGGGGTGCCCGAGAACCAGCACGCGGTCATGCGCGCCCCGTTCCAGGAGGGCGACTTCCCGTGGCCGGTCAAGTACGGGTACCTCAACGTCGGCGTGGTCGAACAAGGACCCTCCCACCTGCGCGGACGACCCGTGTTCTGCCTCTACCCGCACCAGACGCACTACGTGGTCCCGGCCTCGGCGGTGACCCCGGTCCCGCAGACCGTGCCACCCGAACGGGCGGTGCTCGCCGGCACCGTCGAGACCGCCGTGAACGCCCTGTGGGACGCCCGCCCGCTGGTCGGCGATCGGGTCGCGGTGGTCGGCGGCGGCATGGTGGGCTGCGCGGTCGCCGCCCTCCTCGCCCGGTTCCCCGGCGTGGACCTCCAACTGATCGACACCGACGAAGAACGCGCGTCCACCGCCGCCGCCCTGGACGTCGACTTCGCCACCCCTGCCGACGCCCGCCGGGACCTCGACCTCGTCGTCCACGCCAGTGCCTCCGAAGCGGGCCTCGACACCGCGCTGAACCTGCTCGCTCGCGAGGGCACGGTCGTCGAACTGAGCTGGTACGGCTCCCGCCGGGTCGCCGTGCCGCTGGGGGAGCACTTCCACTCCCGCCGGCTGACCGTGCGCGCCAGCCAGGTCGGCACCGTCGCCCGCCCGGACCGCACGTTCGCCGAGCGCATGGCCCTGGCCCTGGACCTGCTCGCCGACGACCGCTTCGACGCGCTGATCTCGGGGGAGAGCGGCTTCGCCGAGCTGCCGGACGTGCTCACGCGGCTGCCCGCGCTGTGCCACCGCGTTCGGTACGGTGCCGACGCATGA